One window from the genome of Sphaerotilus microaerophilus encodes:
- a CDS encoding TraR/DksA family transcriptional regulator, which produces MNAPLDTTQRDALRSELLKRREALLGTLALHQDGASRVQHARDLLLQDGDDGPQRDADREVDLAFTDHERHELAEIGAALKRLDDDDYGMCADCGSEIPLARLKVQPQALRCVACESSQESRRGGVPHALM; this is translated from the coding sequence ATGAATGCGCCCCTGGACACCACCCAGCGCGACGCACTGCGCAGCGAGTTGCTGAAGCGCCGTGAAGCCCTGCTGGGCACGCTCGCCCTGCATCAGGACGGCGCCTCGCGCGTGCAGCACGCCCGCGACCTGTTGCTGCAGGACGGCGACGACGGCCCGCAGCGCGACGCCGATCGCGAGGTGGACCTGGCCTTCACCGACCACGAGCGCCACGAGCTGGCCGAGATCGGCGCGGCCCTCAAGCGCCTGGACGACGACGATTACGGCATGTGTGCGGACTGCGGCAGCGAAATTCCGCTGGCGCGGCTGAAGGTGCAGCCCCAGGCGCTGCGCTGCGTGGCCTGCGAGAGCAGCCAGGAGAGCCGCCGCGGGGGCGTGCCGCATGCGCTGATGTGA
- a CDS encoding NAD(P)/FAD-dependent oxidoreductase codes for MSATPPPSTTAPLADPTAPATPVALPARCEVLVVGSGPAGSACATVLAEAGVDVWLIDQQDFPREKVCGDGLIPDAHHALARLGLLDQVMAQACHVSHVRCVGPSGGQVDVPGRLAVLPRRQLDWLLQRHAIARGAHCLTPVKFEGLIEDEAPATHGGGARVVGARLRHAGALHELRADWVVLATGAAMPPMLAAGLCTRRTPSGIALRGYVRNPAVVANQRTMDVVWHRDLRPGYGWIFPVGDATFNIGVGAFFDTRGDGRSVAADANLREVFDAFTRVYAPAKALMDGGEFVGELKGAPLRCTLGGAETGRPGLLATGEAIGSTYDFTGEGIGKALETGLLAADALLRGRRAGANDAAVCADYGAGVRRLQPRFALYERANGVNRHPWLADLVIWRARRSPRLLRRMSGVLDETSNPGHLLSLRGLFKLFAE; via the coding sequence ATGAGTGCCACTCCGCCCCCCTCGACCACAGCACCGCTGGCCGACCCGACCGCCCCGGCGACCCCGGTGGCCCTGCCTGCGCGTTGTGAGGTGCTGGTGGTCGGCTCCGGCCCGGCCGGCAGCGCCTGTGCCACGGTGCTGGCCGAGGCCGGCGTGGACGTGTGGCTGATCGACCAGCAGGACTTCCCGCGCGAGAAGGTCTGTGGCGATGGCCTGATCCCGGACGCCCACCACGCCCTGGCCCGCCTGGGCCTGCTCGACCAGGTGATGGCGCAGGCCTGCCACGTCAGCCACGTGCGCTGCGTCGGCCCCAGCGGCGGGCAGGTGGACGTGCCCGGCCGCCTGGCGGTGCTGCCGCGCCGGCAGCTCGACTGGCTGCTGCAGCGCCACGCCATCGCCCGCGGCGCGCACTGCCTGACGCCGGTGAAGTTCGAGGGCCTGATCGAGGACGAGGCGCCTGCGACCCACGGGGGCGGCGCCCGGGTGGTCGGTGCGCGCCTGCGCCATGCCGGCGCGCTGCACGAGCTGCGTGCCGACTGGGTGGTGCTGGCCACCGGCGCGGCGATGCCGCCGATGCTCGCGGCCGGGCTGTGCACCCGGCGCACGCCCAGCGGCATCGCTCTGCGTGGCTACGTGCGCAACCCGGCCGTGGTGGCGAACCAGCGCACGATGGACGTGGTCTGGCACCGCGACCTGCGCCCGGGCTACGGCTGGATCTTCCCGGTAGGTGACGCCACGTTCAACATCGGCGTGGGCGCCTTCTTCGACACCCGGGGCGACGGCCGCAGCGTCGCGGCGGACGCCAACCTGCGCGAGGTCTTCGACGCCTTCACCCGTGTCTACGCCCCTGCGAAAGCCTTGATGGACGGCGGCGAGTTCGTCGGCGAACTCAAGGGCGCACCGCTGCGCTGCACGCTGGGCGGTGCCGAAACCGGGCGACCCGGCCTGCTGGCCACCGGCGAGGCCATCGGTTCGACCTACGACTTCACCGGCGAGGGCATCGGCAAGGCGCTGGAAACCGGCCTGCTGGCGGCTGATGCCCTGCTGCGCGGCCGCCGGGCCGGCGCGAACGACGCCGCGGTCTGTGCCGACTACGGGGCCGGCGTGCGTCGCCTGCAGCCGCGCTTTGCGCTCTACGAGCGCGCCAACGGCGTCAATCGCCACCCCTGGCTGGCTGATCTGGTGATCTGGCGCGCCCGGCGCAGCCCGCGCCTGCTGCGACGCATGAGCGGCGTGCTCGACGAGACCAGCAACCCCGGCCACCTGCTCTCGCTGCGCGGCCTTTTCAAGCTGTTCGCCGAATAG